From Candidatus Tisiphia endosymbiont of Melanophora roralis, a single genomic window includes:
- the hemJ gene encoding protoporphyrinogen oxidase HemJ, producing MASYYLWFKAFHLVSAISWMIGLLYLPRLYVYHTKVVVGSETDKMFQLMEKRLLRIIMNPAMISTYILGIINSYIYGLVALGTWFYVKMTAVLGITIFHGLLARWRKNFVEGKNNHSERFYRIINEVPALLMIVAVVMVIVKPFD from the coding sequence ATGGCTAGTTATTATTTATGGTTTAAAGCATTCCATCTTGTATCAGCAATTTCTTGGATGATAGGTTTACTATACCTACCAAGATTATATGTCTACCACACTAAAGTTGTAGTAGGTAGTGAAACTGACAAGATGTTTCAATTAATGGAAAAAAGGTTACTTAGAATAATTATGAATCCGGCTATGATCAGCACTTATATTTTAGGTATAATAAATAGTTACATATATGGGCTAGTAGCTTTAGGAACATGGTTTTACGTAAAAATGACAGCAGTTCTAGGTATCACTATTTTTCATGGTTTATTAGCTAGATGGAGGAAGAATTTTGTTGAAGGCAAAAATAATCATTCTGAAAGATTTTATCGTATCATTAATGAAGTACCAGCACTGTTGATGATAGTGGCTGTTGTTATGGTTATTGTTAAACCATTTGATTAA
- the hemE gene encoding uroporphyrinogen decarboxylase: MNQLLQTFKKKNNLVPIWLMRQAGRYLPEYQKIRKTVSGFLDICYNVDKAVEVTLQPIRRYGFDAAIIFSDILVLPDALGWDVKFEENIGPILRKFQSKEDFKYLEGNSNGKLNVIYEIINKTKENLPVDTALIGFAGSPWTVMTYMLEGRGKQSFETSKKFIYENNNLAQELLDFITEKTIIHLKEQVKAGADLVQLFDSWAGILEEAEYDQFVVQPTKKIVVALKKQFPYLPIIGFPRGSGILYEKYISNTGVDAIGVDQFVPASAMKLWSKKIVVQGNLDPFILLTNKEIIAEKVSKIIANFKEKNFVFNLGHGVLPNTPVENVEFLVNYVREFKY, from the coding sequence TACAAACTTTTAAGAAAAAAAATAATCTTGTACCTATTTGGTTAATGCGTCAAGCTGGTAGATATTTACCTGAATATCAAAAAATAAGAAAAACTGTTAGTGGTTTCTTAGATATATGCTATAATGTTGATAAGGCTGTAGAGGTGACTTTACAACCAATAAGGAGGTATGGCTTTGATGCTGCTATAATTTTTTCTGACATTTTGGTTTTACCTGATGCACTTGGCTGGGATGTAAAATTTGAAGAAAATATAGGACCAATATTACGTAAATTTCAATCAAAAGAAGATTTTAAATATCTTGAAGGAAATTCTAATGGAAAACTAAATGTAATTTATGAAATAATCAATAAAACTAAAGAAAATTTGCCAGTTGATACTGCATTGATAGGTTTTGCCGGTAGTCCATGGACGGTAATGACTTATATGCTTGAAGGAAGAGGCAAACAAAGTTTTGAAACAAGTAAAAAATTTATTTATGAAAATAATAACCTAGCGCAAGAACTCCTAGACTTTATTACTGAAAAAACTATTATTCATTTAAAGGAACAAGTAAAAGCTGGGGCAGATTTAGTACAATTATTCGATTCATGGGCAGGGATATTAGAAGAAGCAGAATATGATCAGTTTGTAGTGCAACCAACAAAAAAAATAGTAGTAGCTTTAAAAAAACAGTTTCCATATTTACCGATTATAGGTTTTCCAAGAGGTTCTGGGATTTTATATGAAAAATATATTAGTAATACTGGAGTGGATGCTATTGGAGTAGATCAGTTTGTACCAGCTAGTGCCATGAAATTATGGAGTAAGAAAATTGTTGTACAAGGTAATTTAGACCCATTTATATTGCTTACTAATAAAGAAATTATCGCAGAAAAAGTAAGTAAAATAATTGCAAACTTTAAAGAAAAAAATTTTGTATTTAATCTTGGACATGGTGTTTTACCAAATACACCAGTTGAAAATGTTGAGTTTTTAGTTAATTATGTTAGAGAATTTAAATACTAA
- the hemH gene encoding ferrochelatase, whose protein sequence is MLENLNTKISQKKIAIVLFNLGGPNSLSSVKRFLFNLFYDKAIINLPNPLRFILAKIISITRNRKSQEIYSLVGNNSPILQETESQKDAITEKLKQTLKEDFRIFIAMRYSYPDSEEAVRKINEYNPSEIILLPLYPHFSSTTTGSSIKDFISSLYKNKSEYSQNIKTICCYPIDDEFIKAHLSLIKQSFKKLKNKKNFRILFSAHGLPVKIIKAGDPYQWQIEKTVESLVSKLSIDNLDYKITYQSRVGPVEWLKPNTEDEIEIAGKENKSLIIVPIAFVSEHVETLVELDIEYRKIAGKYKIEYIRTSALGINKLFINSITKMVSNLVNYGFDTKNLICSSINKRVCPYNFTMCPCNLKN, encoded by the coding sequence ATGTTAGAGAATTTAAATACTAAAATATCTCAAAAAAAAATAGCCATCGTACTTTTTAATCTTGGTGGACCAAATAGCTTAAGCTCAGTTAAACGATTTCTATTTAACTTATTTTATGATAAAGCAATTATTAACCTACCAAATCCCCTAAGGTTTATTCTTGCTAAGATAATATCAATTACTAGAAATAGAAAATCTCAGGAAATATATTCTCTAGTAGGTAATAATTCACCTATTTTACAAGAAACAGAATCTCAAAAAGATGCTATTACAGAGAAGTTAAAACAAACTCTGAAAGAGGATTTTAGGATTTTTATAGCAATGCGTTATTCTTATCCTGATTCCGAAGAAGCAGTAAGAAAAATAAATGAGTATAACCCTTCAGAAATAATATTGTTACCATTATACCCACATTTTTCTAGCACCACTACTGGATCTTCGATTAAAGATTTTATATCTTCTCTTTATAAAAATAAAAGTGAATATTCCCAAAATATTAAAACTATTTGTTGTTATCCTATCGATGACGAATTTATTAAAGCTCATTTATCATTAATAAAGCAATCATTTAAAAAATTGAAAAACAAAAAAAATTTTCGTATATTATTTTCAGCTCATGGTCTGCCTGTAAAAATAATAAAAGCAGGAGATCCATATCAGTGGCAGATTGAAAAGACTGTAGAAAGTTTGGTGTCTAAGCTTAGTATAGATAATTTAGATTATAAAATAACTTATCAAAGTCGTGTTGGTCCAGTGGAATGGCTTAAACCTAATACGGAGGATGAAATTGAGATAGCAGGCAAAGAAAATAAATCTCTTATAATAGTCCCAATAGCATTTGTATCAGAACATGTTGAAACGTTGGTAGAATTGGACATTGAATATAGAAAGATTGCTGGTAAGTACAAAATAGAATATATTAGAACTTCTGCTCTTGGAATAAATAAATTGTTCATCAATAGCATAACTAAAATGGTATCAAATTTAGTTAATTATGGTTTCGATACAAAAAATTTGATATGTAGTTCAATTAATAAAAGAGTATGTCCTTATAATTTTACTATGTGTCCTTGTAATTTAAAAAACTAA